Part of the Trichoderma asperellum chromosome 1, complete sequence genome is shown below.
GTCTCTGTCTGATGCCGTGTCCAGCCGCTTTTGCCCTTATTTTCTGCCTGTATTCGTCATTGAATCCATGTGATGTGGCAGTGAAGAAAACAATCACATTCAAATCCGACTGTGATGGCTAACCTGCCTGATTCACAGAAACTGACTCACGCGAAACGTTCACACGAGAACGTGTACATGTTGGTGAGGACAAGGAGATGCCGTTCCAAGTCCGTACCGCAGAAGGTTGAATCAAAAAGCAACTTTAGTCGCTTACGACATTCTGAACAGGGTAAAATTAGCCGTGGAAAGAAGAACGCCACCAAACCTGCGATGTCTCGCTCGGCTAGCTTCCGATGGCCATTTCGAATGCTCTCCTATTACTAGTAGTTCGATCCTGGAGAGAATCTTGGCGCTATTCCTTGCCGCCTGCCGCTGTACCTTGCAGCCTGTGACATTTCCCGCCATCTATTAAAGTTTGGCCATCACGGGATTCGAGAAGCGTGTGTCATCTCTCTCAATATAGGGGGGCGCCGAGTGGAGAGGGGAAACATGCTCATAAGTGTTGTTGGCTCGCAAGGCCGGTCGAAAGCGAACTAGGGCCACGAGTCCGTTGAAGACGAGTCGGAGGATGAAGGACTTGGAAGGTTCCTTCTTATTCCTTCTCTGGAAatgtctctctccctcctttcCTTTGGGCACCCCCCTTTCTAAGCATACGGATGTGTACGGATGTCCTTTGTCTTTGGCTGATGCTAGGCCTGCAACGTTGTCGAGGCTTCGCTTCGGAGCCTGTAGAGTGCTCGGCATAATGTGAAGCGAAGGTGGGCATGCAGCAAGTATAAAGAAAGCAGAGCAGAACGACAAATGCTCGGATAGTAGTCTAGGACGCAAAGACTAATTTGAAGCTGTCGATCAAGGACTACTAGACGACTTTCCATCAGCTTTACTGTGCAGGCTTTCAGTTTGGCCAGGTTTCAAATCGAAGTTGGCGGTCTTTTGCCTTCAACTCTAGCCATATCCTCATCAACAATTCGAGCATGTGTGAGCTCGTTCACTGCCCAGGCTGTGGAGAGCTCATTTCAGAGTCCCTTCCCGTCTCAGAGTGCTTGACCTGTTTGTCGTGAGTACTCCATACTTTTATGTAGCCCTTTATCATTTTCTAACGATATCCTTTAGAAGCAGTTACCGATCGACATCGCCCGAGAGACCAGCCTCAGCCCCACCGTCCGGCACAAGGAGTGAAGTTACTCTGTTCATTCTCGTCGTCTCTAATGAAGACTTAGAGCCGACGTTTGTGGATTGTGCTGTATATTTCGAATCATGAATTAACGAGATGACGTGGTACGCTGGTTGCTGGAGTGCTGGAGCTGTGTACTTGGTCCTGGTGTGTTTGCTAAGTTGTCAGAGATTGGTGGGCGAAATTAATGAAGTGGAATGTGGAATGGCTGATGATCCTGCGCACAATTGCCGCATGCCATTTTGTCAGTTTAATAATATGGATGAAGCAGAAACAAAGTTATTGCATCCCGCAGATGTATGTCAATTTGTTTCATCATGTGTCGGCGAGAATGGATTTTTAAAAATGGCAATGGAGTAAAGCAGTTGGCCAGTGTGTTGATGTAATTGTCAGCGTCTCTGTTGATGCCAATCTAACTCACAGTGAATACTAGGCATGAAGATATTAAGCGTTTTCATTTACCCTACGCAACATCTACGGAATACCATCAGCCAAAGTTAAATCTACTCCAATCCTTGCTCCATCGCATTCTGTATTTAATCAACGTCTTCTCCTGGTTCCATAAGTCTCCAATGCCTTCGGCCTGCCAATGGAGCCCGCGGCTTGCCCATTCTCAGCAGGGTTACAATCCGGTTGCAGCCGCGAGTCCTAAGAGCCAATCTTAACGCCGTGTTTCCCTCCATGTTTACCTTGCCCACATCGACACGGCACGAGGATATCAATCGCTCAATATTGGCTTTGTTCCGCTCAAGTGTGTTGTGCATGAGTGGTGTCATGCCTCTGTTATCTGCCATATTCAGGTCGACCCTCGTGTCGTTGATGAGGAGATCCATACACTTTTCACAAGATGTAGCTGAGACTGGCGTTCTTAGATCATTATCAGTTTCGTTAGGATCAAGTCTGCCGTCGGCGAGATACATTTCTAGGACTTTGTGTTTGCCGCTCCGTGCGGCCCAAAACAAGGCGTTCCGCCCACCGTCATCCCGCAGGAACATATCGACCCTTTTGTCGGACAGAAGCAGCTTTGTCATTGCTAGCCCGCTGGCGTCAGTCTCTTTGTCTTCGTCGGGGTCTTCATCGGGGTTGAGAGCAGCATATTGAGCGGCAATTAGTAGTGGGGAACGGCCGTGGGATGCCGGCGCGTTTGGATCGATTCGCTCATTTTCAAGCAACATCTGCACTACGTCTGCTTTTCCTCCCCAGACAGCATCGCTCAGGACTGTCACACCCATCCAATCCTGTGCGCTGAGTTCGACTCGCTCATCTTGTGACAGGATTTCCACAACATCCTTATGACCTCTCTCGGCCGCCGTTCCTAAGGCCGGGCAGAGCCCCCCCTCATGGCCATAACAAGGGTCTGCCTTGTGCTCGAGTAGCAGCTTCACAACTGTAGCACTGCCTCTGGCGGCCGCCAAATGAAGAGGTGTGTCCCACCAGGGAAAGGATGTCACAGCCATGTTGTTCGGGTCGGCTTTATACTTTTCCAGCAAAAGTCTTACGAGATGCTCCTTCTCAGCGCCTCCAGTCGCTATGTGCAAAGCCGTCATGCCGGATGGACCGCACAGCTCTACCGTCATGCCGTGGGAAAGGAACAGATCTACCACATCCGCTTGGTCGGATCGGACAGCATCCCACATTATCTGTAGCCAGGAATCACCAAACTCCCGCCCTTTCCACGCCTCCGTTCCCTTTATAGCAATCTCGTGGGCTTCCTCGTCGATACTGGTCCGGACGCAATTGACCTTCAGTATCAATCTCATTATATCAAGGCAGCCACAAGCTCTAGCGATCGCGACCGTCATTGGCCACATACCGCGAGGTACAGCCGCTTCTATACCTGGGATTTCAAGTATCCTCTCGACCATGACCCTGTTGGCTCCTCTCCCGGCTCCCTCTAGAGCCGTACATCCGCGATGGAGCACATTGTGAAGGAGCCAAGCGTTATGAAACTGCTCGTAGTAGAGTTTGCTTGCTAGCATGAAGTTTAGAACgtctttatctttttccaAGTAATCCATGAGAATCATGTAAAGTACGTCGAAGCCGAGGATGAGCTGTCCCTTGTCGCTATTCGATGGTTGTCGTGCCATGCTTTGGAATATCGggctttttgctttgctttgtttGTCTGGCAGAAGAAAtgatgtttcttttttttttttttactaaagagCAAAGAATTTGTGTTTCAATGTAGTAGATAgatattttctctcttcaactTTGAGTACTAAAAAGTTACAAGTTTAGAACACGTAACTTGGACGACAAGAAATTTATGTATTTATGATACAAAATTTGCATACCGCCTAGCACTGTTCAATTTTTCTTGCATCCCTTGAACAGCTTATCCGGTCAACACTCTTCGTGAACAGGTGTGGTGGCTCTTGTTCAACCCTTGTTCAATTAATTCTCCGTTATTCTTTGGCTGTATAACCCGGTTTATTGTGTTCTTTAATTGGTACTTCTTTCTCCATTATTCTTTATACAGTAAATTGGCTTCCTTGTTTATCCGGACTTGTCCCTTGTAAAGGTCCATGTTTCAAAGGACTGTCTTGTTAGCATCAAGTGTAATCTCGCTGTTGAGATGAACTCAACAAGTTTATTTCACAGCTCACTCTACTCCCGTATAattgttaatatagcaaCAATTCATCTATAGTGAGCAGCTCGAAATCTTGCCATGTGTATAAAGGGGAAGCCTGATACTGTCAATTGGTATCCCTCTTGAAGTAATCAAGCCAGCTCTCTACTTCCCTACTTCTCCACTGACACAAGACAATCCAACGTCAAAATCTCAACACTAATACGCGACACCCTCTAATAGATAGCATCATGTCATCTGTGATTGCTTGGATCATTCCGTCCTGGACGGAATACGGACCGGCCAAAAACCTTCTTAATCGAGACGCTCTGCCAACAGCCTGGGAAGATCACGCACCCGCCTCCCCTGAAGATCCCATAGAATACTACTATTGCACTGGCACGATTAAAGAACATGATGTATACCTAGTGAATGCTGAAAAGGAGCGTTACGTAAATCGTGCAGCCGAGATAATGGCTGAAGAGCTAAAAGCCCAAGGTAAGAACATAAGTGTTTACATCATTGGCGGCCTTGACTACTTGGCGAACTACACACCCGGCCATTTCAACATTGGCGATTGTGCCATAAGCACTCCCGTCTTTGATGAGGAAATTGAGGCCTACTATCAGAATATAAGAGAAAGTATTCCTGAAGAGAGTCGAAAGAACGCAAAGAGCCTTCTCGATGCGGTAAGCAGCCTTCTACATAATCAGCAGGGGTACACTATTGGCGGTCGCACGTGCTACGCTCACGCTCTTTACGACCAGAACCAGGCAGACATTGAGAGTCGCATGTGTGTCATACCCGGGCTGCCGTATATCACAGTCGTCGGCCTATGCAAGGTTGACTTGGATCAGCTTGAGCTTGCATCTACAGCATCTGCACTGACCATCATGAAAATTATTGAGCAAATGGAGAAGCTAGAGTAAACAAGGAGAAGGTGAGAGGACGGTAGCGACGGCCTTTTGTTGGAAAGCCCGGATATCGGTGTATTGAGAGAGCGGGTTTTTGTCTAAAAATGTTTGTTCTACTACTTTCTGTTGTTTTTCATCAGGTATTTTAGGAGAACGATTAGTTGATTAAGAGTCAttggtttttttctcttcatttttttttgttagcTGTATTTCAAATGAATAGCGATATTTTTGTTTCATTGGGATGTTTTCGTTTCTAACATTATAGCAGAACAATGCTATATGAGACTTTAAGTAAACAGGTATCATTGTATTTTCCTTTGAGAGGCCTACATTgattatataaaattgcaTAGATATTGACGgtgtatatatagtataaatgaGAGCTGCCTATCTCTCTAATTTATGGAAACTTTTGCAGGGCATGATCTGGTGTTTTAATCTTGAGATGCCTTGGATGAATGTGACACTTGCAAAGAACATTCTCTTCACGTAACGTAGGTGTTGGCTACATTAACCCCCAGAAGTCAGAGAGAGCGCGGTTGACATTGGGAACCTAAGATGTGATACtttgggggggaggggggttctggaatttttctttttctttttaaagagAGAAGACAGTGTTCATCAACTCCGTTTTTCGTATCCTTCTACCACCTTTATTTTTAGATCATACATTTCACGTTCAGCAAAAAAACCCTTGTATATAAACTGAACAGCCTCTCCTTTCTCCGTCTTCCTTTTCGGTAGTATTTTTTGGTACCATGTTTGATCATGTAAATCTTATTACTGTTATCATTCAAGTTGATGGATTTTGGATTGGTAGAGGGTGTTTTGACTTGTGAATAAATACGAAAGAGATGGAAACAACCAAATCATTGTTATTAAAGCATCTTTATTtagcaaagaagcaaagaacaAAGACGCGGAAAGGGAAGGGGAAAGCTTCTTGCCGTTAAAGGATTCGTCTACTGATGATTTTTCACAACACACGCTCAATGATAACGGCAAAAACAGTATACGTTTTCTGTGGCGTGTatgttgatatatatatatggctACCTAGCTCTCATAGTATCTATGGTAAAATAAGTCAAACAGTCAGTTGCATATCAATATTACACGACCAATCTTTCAAAGTCACCACCATGGCATCAATCATCCGCAACATTGCATGGATAGTTTTCCTCCAAGAGGAATATGACGAGGCTCTACAGTATCTGGATAGCAAGGAAAGCGAGGGGAAATGGGTTTCCCCTCTCGATTCCACTACAATCACCGTTACGCCGGGTACAATCGGAATACACAATGTCAATGTAGTTTATGCTGAGGAGATGGATATGTCGTCGGCAATTTTATGCGTGCACAGCCATATTCGCCACGTAAGGCTGatcatctttggcggcgtCGACTACACGTCCAATTTCGCATTAGGTGACGAACGCATCGGGCACTGCATCATTAACACTCCTACCACCCAGGAGGTCGATTTTTACCCTAGCGGCAATGGCATTACGGCTATAGATGAGCGGAACGCAAGCCTCTTACTACTTGCAGTGCAGGAGCACATAGATGGCTATCCTACGGGGCTGTACTTACCTGGAGATGAATTCGGGCAGGGGGAGATCTTGTACCACGCAATGTATGTGGGCTGCTCAACCGATGAGTTGTGTTGTGGACCCGAAGCTGGCCCCAGGGTGCCGTGTATGACAGTCCGCGGCTTTGCTGGTTACATGGAGGGCGAACCATGGGTTTCATTAGGGAGAGATGTATCTGCAACCGTCATAAAAGGCATTATCAGACAGATTAATCGGCTATCATAGGTCGAAAAGATGGGAATGATGTGTTTTAGTTGATCTAATCGCTGATCAATCggtgtttttctttaatggATCTCTGTTTTGTTTAAATGAggctttccttccttttacCATTCAAACTTTTGATGATGTATCTACCATTATTTAGTCAAGTGTTCGTTTTTTTAATGTTTTCGGGATTCTAGATTGTGTAAAGGGTATGAAGGCCTTGCTATTtgaaataaagaatattgtTATGCTTGACTTACTACTGAGAACCACCAGTTAAAAGACTACCCTCGGTCATTAACACCAATCTTTGAACATGCCTATAAATAGATGTGAAAGGGCCGGAAACATTAAATCATCTACACACTACTGTGTTAAGGTGGTTAAAGACACAGTAAATAGGAGGAGATACCAAATAGAATTGTAGTACAGGTAGGCATTCACCTGCTCTTCAGGGGGCAGTTTTGCTTTCTATTCGACCTGTATCCTTTGTAGTCTCTTTGAGTTCCAAAAGCCGAATTCTCATGTTCCCTTTGAGACCTCATCGTTGTTCAAAAACGGGCTatgatctcttctctttttctttttcttttgtgcgGTTGCATTATATGCCTGCGACACTCTCCAAACGTTGTTCTTGGATTCAATCTCGTTACAATTATATACAAGCGGCGTCCAACCGGCTTcagacaaagacaaaggcATAGCGTTCATCATTCTTGATGATTTGACGTCTTTTTTCAACCTGATGCACAAAGAGACGCTTCTTTTACAATGTGAAATTTATGTAATCCTTGCCTCTTCAAAGACATTTGTGAAAGTGGTGTTACAAAGAGCCGCCTTTCAGAGCATGCACTCGGTGTTTGTCTTTACTTTTTGAACACGAGGGCTATCAAGGCCGTTTTGAATCGGTTTTCGCTGTGATAGTGTTAACACAATAGCAATATACATCTTGAGACCTCCGcgaaaaactataataagtGGCAGATCCAGCCCTTCTGGTAACCATCTCGAAGCAATCCAGACACACCAAACTTTCTAGTTACCACAACACTACCCAATACGCTTTGAATCACTCGGACATCCATTAGACTCTTGCAGAAACCTCTAGGTGCCAACACAGCTGTCCCAGAACCTTGACGCGCCAAACCCTGAGATCTAATCTCCACCAAAACTTCCACAAACTAATCATGGCGAACTCTTCAGAGGAATGGCCCATTGGGTGGATTGTGAACAACGACACCGAGTTTAATTTTGCTACATCAATCTTCAACCTCAACTACACGCTACATAAAGGAATCGTAAACGAGGATGATTTCGACTGGGCAATAACTTATATTGCTGGGAAAAAGGTCTTCCTAGTAAATGCTCCCCAGGAATACCATGCCATGGTGGGTACAGCCATGAGGGAAAGATTTCACATACAGGTGCTCTTTTTTGGAGGTACTTGTGACTCGGATACGTACGGAATTCCGCCTATTGGCCATTGTTTGTTGCAGCTACCGGACGTCGATGAGAGTCAGATTGCACGCTTGTCAACAATCATTCCCAGAGAGAATTTGACATCCTTAGCCAAACTGGCGAATGCCATCGACCGCTTTGTAGCAAAATCAACGACGAGAGAAATTAACATTGATGCAACAATCGAAGAGTTAGCTGTGTTAAACCCAGAGATTAACGATGGACTCGTGCAACCAGAGATTCGTACGTTTTAAgatgccccccccccccccgttAAAACATTTACTGAGAGAATGTGATGCTAATACAACAAATAGGCTTGCCCCCGGATTATCGATTATGGCCAGGATATATGAACAACTATATGTGCTGCAGCAAGGATTTGAACAGCGGCCGCTATAGAAACCAGATACCGTGTCTCAGGGTCCGAGGCGTTCGAGGCTATAAGAGAACTACTAGCAATCATATCATGTGGGTGAAATTTGCAAGCCTGGCATCGGCACTCGCCATATCAGCTATTATTGGAGAAATTTACACAGGTCAGCCATGAGACGAGACACGAACTGTGCACACggattctttcttttgttttgtttcgtttcgttgCTTTCTTATGAAGATAAACATGACTCAAAACCAAGGCCAACGGGTCGTGCGACACTGAGATTTTGCTACTTTGTTGCTTTGTTGCTTTGTTGTTGATTTtgcctacctaggtattCTACAGATTTTGGGTGctacttttgtttttttgggaTCTAAACtaaaattttctttctttcttctatttgATTTGGTTAGAGAACAATAGAACtcggacttttttttttgttgataATTTGACCTTGACTGCTTGGTGAAAAATGAGCACTATTGGATCCTCCCCCCACTGTCCAGCAGCAACTGCCTTGAGACGGCATCTGTAGATAAACCATTTGGCATGACTGATAAGAAATCCAGAATATAGCggcgacaaaaaaaaatttcaacAATGTTAAGTCTCCAAATCTGTCACAACTTCAGTTTGGCTACTATGCATCATGGGATTGTTTACGCAGACACGCATTGCTGATAGACATATGCTAGGGAAGTATACAGAaggcatgtatgtatgcttGCAACAGTTCATGTGCGGACGGCACTTCTGGATGGATCAAGACATGAAGCCGCGCCACGGAAAGATGCTGATAGCGATAGCAGGGGATTGTCGCAGTTATCATGGCTTTCTGCAACGACCGCCGACAGCCCGAAGAACAGGCACAGCCCGCAGGGAGCCCGAGAGCCGTTGGCGAGCCGCATACACGGAGAGCTGCTGGGAGAAGCGCATTTACGGAACACGCCCCAGAACCGGCACCAAGCCAGGGGGCcttgccaaaaaaaga
Proteins encoded:
- a CDS encoding uncharacterized protein (TransMembrane:1 (o34-51i)), producing the protein MPFQGKISRGKKNATKPAMSRSASFRWPFRMLSYYYHILINNSSIVLDLFVKQLPIDIARETSLSPTVRHKE
- a CDS encoding uncharacterized protein (EggNog:ENOG41), translating into MARQPSNSDKGQLILGFDVLYMILMDYLEKDKDVLNFMLASKLYYEQFHNAWLLHNVLHRGCTALEGAGRGANRVMVERILEIPGIEAAVPRGMWPMTVAIARACGCLDIMRLILKVNCVRTSIDEEAHEIAIKGTEAWKGREFGDSWLQIMWDAVRSDQADVVDLFLSHGMTVELCGPSGMTALHIATGGAEKEHLVRLLLEKYKADPNNMAVTSFPWWDTPLHLAAARGSATVVKLLLEHKADPCYGHEGGLCPALGTAAERGHKDVVEILSQDERVELSAQDWMGVTVLSDAVWGGKADVVQMLLENERIDPNAPASHGRSPLLIAAQYAALNPDEDPDEDKETDASGLAMTKLLLSDKRVDMFLRDDGGRNALFWAARSGKHKVLEMYLADGRLDPNETDNDLRTPVSATSCEKCMDLLINDTRVDLNMADNRGMTPLMHNTLERNKANIERLISSCRVDVGKVNMEGNTALRLALRTRGCNRIVTLLRMGKPRAPLAGRRHWRLMEPGEDVD